One region of Streptomyces davaonensis JCM 4913 genomic DNA includes:
- a CDS encoding serine/threonine-protein kinase, with protein sequence MSEAERAGASRQDNNGRLLAGRYRLGDVLGRGGMGTVWRAEDETLGRTVAVKELRFPSNIDEDEKRRLITRTLREAKAIARIRNNSAVTVFDVVDEDDRPWIVMELVEGKSLAEVIREDGLLEPRRAAEVGLAVLDVLRSAHREGILHRDVKPSNVLIAEDGRVVLTDFGIAQVEGDPSITSTGMLVGAPSYISPERARGHKPGPAADLWSLGGLLYASVEGVPPYDKGSAIATLTAVMTEPLGDPKNAGPLKDVIYGLLTKDPANRLDDAAARSMLTDVIHAPEPKEAEAPDATKVVPLPAQPDAPAEAGERLRGALRSVRKAAVAAGAGAAAAASSARAKSGGSGEAAAGSGSGSGSESGSASGGAAAGNGPSGGRSSGWPVMTPPDLPPRPVPRAPLTDVVPRRTLVIIAVVVLLAVIGTVLTIVFSGGDSKDSASGGGKASTKASAGADTKGDEGGGTHPDGQATASAGAGAGQTSGAEPSADASASSDSGSNGGDGSSGGAASTHQGSQGYSIGLPKGWKYVSSGAAGDRFTGPNGQKLLIGWTTTPKDDPVADWKNQEGAMQRAQYQRIRIEAVNYRGWNTADWEFTYVEGGTKYRSIDRGFVVDDDLGYGLMYTAKAANWGSELRKDTWRTLTKSFEPKA encoded by the coding sequence ATGTCGGAGGCGGAGCGGGCGGGGGCATCCCGTCAGGACAACAACGGTCGTCTCCTCGCCGGGCGGTACCGGCTGGGAGATGTGCTGGGCCGCGGCGGCATGGGCACGGTGTGGCGTGCCGAGGACGAAACCCTGGGCCGCACCGTCGCCGTGAAGGAGCTGCGGTTCCCGTCGAACATCGACGAGGACGAGAAGCGCCGGCTGATCACGCGGACGCTGCGGGAGGCCAAGGCCATCGCGCGGATCCGTAACAACAGTGCGGTGACCGTCTTCGACGTGGTCGACGAGGACGACCGGCCCTGGATCGTGATGGAGCTGGTCGAGGGCAAGTCGTTGGCCGAGGTCATCCGGGAGGACGGCCTGCTGGAGCCGAGGCGTGCGGCGGAGGTCGGGCTCGCGGTGCTCGACGTGCTGCGCTCGGCCCATCGTGAGGGCATCCTGCACCGGGATGTGAAGCCGTCCAACGTGCTGATCGCCGAGGACGGCCGGGTCGTGCTCACCGACTTCGGTATCGCGCAGGTCGAGGGCGACCCGTCCATCACCTCCACCGGCATGCTCGTCGGCGCGCCCTCCTACATCTCCCCCGAGCGGGCCCGCGGGCACAAGCCGGGACCGGCGGCCGACCTGTGGTCGCTGGGTGGTCTGCTGTACGCGTCGGTCGAGGGTGTGCCCCCGTACGACAAGGGCTCCGCCATCGCGACGCTCACCGCGGTGATGACCGAGCCGCTGGGCGATCCGAAGAACGCCGGGCCGCTGAAGGACGTCATCTACGGACTGCTCACCAAGGACCCGGCCAACCGTCTTGACGACGCCGCGGCGCGTTCGATGCTGACCGACGTCATCCACGCGCCCGAGCCCAAGGAGGCGGAGGCGCCGGACGCGACGAAGGTCGTGCCGCTGCCCGCGCAGCCGGATGCTCCCGCGGAGGCCGGGGAGCGGCTTCGGGGCGCGTTGCGGTCGGTGCGGAAGGCCGCGGTCGCGGCTGGGGCCGGGGCTGCTGCGGCGGCGAGTAGTGCTCGGGCCAAGTCGGGTGGTTCGGGGGAAGCAGCCGCGGGCTCCGGTTCCGGTTCGGGCTCGGAGTCCGGTTCGGCTTCGGGCGGGGCTGCTGCGGGTAACGGGCCGTCCGGGGGGCGTAGTTCGGGGTGGCCGGTGATGACGCCGCCGGATCTGCCGCCTCGGCCGGTGCCCAGGGCGCCGCTGACGGATGTGGTGCCGCGGCGGACGTTGGTGATCATCGCCGTGGTCGTACTGCTGGCCGTGATCGGTACGGTTCTGACGATCGTGTTCAGCGGGGGCGACTCCAAGGACTCGGCGAGTGGCGGTGGCAAGGCGTCGACCAAGGCGAGCGCCGGTGCCGACACCAAGGGCGACGAAGGCGGAGGGACCCATCCGGACGGGCAGGCGACGGCGTCGGCGGGGGCCGGGGCCGGGCAGACCTCCGGAGCCGAGCCGAGCGCGGACGCCAGTGCGTCGAGCGACAGCGGCAGCAACGGTGGGGACGGTTCGTCCGGTGGTGCGGCGTCCACGCATCAGGGGAGCCAGGGGTACTCGATCGGGCTGCCCAAGGGGTGGAAGTACGTGTCCTCCGGGGCCGCGGGTGACCGGTTCACCGGGCCCAACGGGCAGAAACTGCTGATCGGTTGGACCACCACGCCCAAGGACGACCCGGTCGCCGACTGGAAGAATCAGGAGGGCGCCATGCAGCGCGCCCAGTACCAGCGGATTCGTATAGAGGCGGTGAACTACCGGGGCTGGAACACGGCCGACTGGGAGTTCACCTATGTCGAGGGCGGCACGAAATACCGGAGCATCGACCGGGGGTTCGTCGTCGACGACGATCTCGGGTATGGGCTGATGTACACGGCGAAAGCCGCCAATTGGGGCAGTGAGCTGCGTAAGGACACATGGCGGACGCTGACGAAGTCCTTCGAGCCGAAGGCTTGA
- a CDS encoding serine hydrolase domain-containing protein codes for MPPLRTLLAVPVALFLLALSPFPSPTATTAATALAPANTGTPTPATTAAPAPATTGAQATAPTPDALLPLLAPEDGTPATAALLSRDSDGDDDGDDDDGNGNGNGNGNGNHFARTGPAITYADHFRAGSITKTFIATVVLQLADEHRLSLSDTVEEHLPGLVRGAGNDGRALTLRALLTHTSGLYDFTADTGGLVPLTPRQAVRLALTHPPSRRGRFAYSNTNYVLLGLVVEQVTGRSYAAEAERRLITPLGLTGTSFPGSRTSLPSPHGRAYTSSGRDVTELDPRVAGAAGELVTTLADLNRFYAALLGGELLPPRRLREMLDTRTAHGLYGMGLFPVKLPCGTTVWGHSGRISGSFVHTAATEDGRHVLTFRVNTTAVADPDLEPRLLTAEFCPRTQ; via the coding sequence ATGCCGCCACTCCGGACCCTACTGGCCGTTCCTGTGGCCCTCTTCCTCCTTGCCCTCTCCCCCTTCCCCTCCCCCACCGCCACCACAGCAGCCACGGCCCTGGCCCCGGCCAACACCGGAACACCGACCCCGGCCACCACCGCAGCCCCGGCCCCGGCCACCACCGGAGCGCAGGCCACCGCCCCGACCCCGGACGCCCTCCTCCCCCTGCTGGCCCCCGAAGACGGCACCCCCGCAACGGCCGCCCTCCTCTCCCGCGACAGCGACGGCGACGACGACGGCGACGACGACGACGGCAACGGCAACGGCAACGGCAACGGCAACGGCAACCACTTCGCCCGAACCGGCCCCGCCATCACCTACGCCGACCACTTCCGCGCAGGCAGCATCACCAAGACCTTCATCGCGACCGTCGTCCTGCAACTGGCCGACGAACACCGGCTGTCGCTCTCCGACACGGTGGAGGAGCATCTGCCCGGCCTGGTGCGCGGAGCCGGGAACGACGGGCGGGCCCTGACCCTACGTGCCCTGCTCACCCACACCAGCGGCCTGTACGACTTCACCGCCGACACCGGGGGCCTGGTCCCCCTCACCCCTCGTCAGGCCGTGCGGCTCGCACTCACCCACCCCCCGTCCAGGCGTGGCCGCTTCGCCTACTCGAACACCAACTACGTCCTGCTCGGCCTGGTCGTCGAGCAGGTCACCGGCCGCTCGTACGCCGCCGAGGCCGAACGCCGGCTGATCACTCCGCTGGGTCTGACCGGCACCTCCTTTCCCGGATCGCGGACTTCCCTGCCCTCCCCGCACGGCCGCGCCTACACCTCAAGCGGGCGGGACGTCACCGAGCTCGACCCGCGGGTGGCCGGAGCCGCGGGTGAGCTGGTGACCACGCTCGCCGACCTGAACCGCTTCTACGCGGCGCTGCTCGGCGGTGAACTGCTGCCCCCGCGCCGGCTGCGCGAGATGCTCGACACCCGCACCGCACACGGCTTGTACGGCATGGGTCTGTTTCCCGTGAAGCTGCCGTGCGGCACCACGGTGTGGGGACACAGCGGGCGCATCTCCGGCAGCTTCGTGCACACTGCGGCCACCGAGGACGGGCGCCATGTCCTCACCTTCCGGGTGAACACGACCGCGGTGGCGGACCCCGACCTCGAACCCCGGTTGCTCACCGCCGAGTTCTGCCCCCGCACCCAGTAG